A region from the Geobacillus vulcani PSS1 genome encodes:
- a CDS encoding LysR family transcriptional regulator yields MDLRTIKTFQTVVKHKSFQRAAEELNYAQSTVTTHIKNLEAELGITLIKRGKPFQLTEAGKLLSEKGEFLLKSFDHLQKTLKECIDGERGVVRIGVMEPTASHRLPAWLSAFRDKHPNILFTIQIHSNQMLVDMVERGDIDAAICATPETMAGASFEPLFSEEVVLLSPASHPLAKRSVVYLRDLADEPLLVTSAACPFRRNLEKRLVELGIQPLYKTEISNMLALKYYVHASLGIAVVPKIAVTPPPAGTVAQPIADFCDGLTVGILRMFTSEASHPATEKWIRFLLDQCAGRCSTDLHIF; encoded by the coding sequence ATGGATTTACGCACCATTAAAACGTTCCAAACGGTTGTCAAACACAAAAGCTTCCAGCGAGCTGCTGAAGAGTTGAACTACGCGCAATCGACTGTGACGACTCATATCAAAAACTTAGAAGCAGAGCTTGGCATCACGCTCATTAAGCGAGGAAAACCGTTCCAATTGACCGAGGCAGGCAAATTGTTAAGTGAGAAAGGGGAATTTTTGCTCAAAAGCTTCGACCATTTACAAAAAACATTGAAAGAATGCATTGATGGCGAAAGAGGCGTCGTCCGCATCGGGGTGATGGAGCCGACAGCCAGTCACCGTCTTCCTGCATGGCTCAGCGCCTTTCGGGACAAGCATCCGAACATTCTGTTTACAATCCAAATTCATAGCAACCAAATGCTTGTGGACATGGTAGAGCGGGGAGACATCGATGCAGCCATTTGTGCAACACCGGAAACCATGGCAGGAGCGAGCTTTGAACCGTTGTTTTCCGAAGAAGTGGTGTTGCTTTCTCCCGCCTCTCACCCATTAGCGAAACGATCCGTCGTTTATCTTCGCGATTTGGCCGATGAGCCGCTGCTTGTAACGAGCGCCGCCTGCCCATTTCGACGCAATTTGGAAAAACGCCTGGTGGAGTTAGGCATTCAACCTTTATACAAAACCGAGATTAGCAACATGTTGGCGCTGAAATATTATGTCCATGCTTCGCTTGGCATCGCTGTCGTGCCGAAGATTGCTGTCACTCCTCCTCCTGCAGGAACGGTGGCACAACCGATCGCCGATTTTTGCGATGGACTGACCGTTGGCATCTTACGGATGTTTACGAGTGAAGCGAGCCACCCCGCAACGGAAAAATGGATTCGCTTTTTGCTTGATCAATGTGCTGGCAGATGCTCTACTGATCTTCATATTTTTTGA
- the ssuE gene encoding NADPH-dependent FMN reductase, which translates to MPDIIILNGNPSPTSRLNGLIDYAEHALHQAGFTTEQIRVTDLPAEDLLRARFDGPAIVAANQKVEKAQGVIIASPVYKAAYTGVLKAYLDLLPQKGLQHKVVLPLFIGGSLAHLLAIDYGLKPVLSALGARYILSGVYAVDQWVKRLHEGGYSLPEELTRRLDESISELGSAIRRLAIPSFTN; encoded by the coding sequence ATGCCCGATATCATCATCCTTAACGGAAACCCATCGCCTACATCGCGACTCAATGGACTCATTGACTATGCGGAACATGCTTTGCATCAAGCGGGATTCACGACTGAACAGATTCGTGTGACCGATTTGCCCGCTGAGGATTTGTTGCGGGCTCGATTTGACGGTCCCGCCATTGTCGCGGCCAATCAAAAAGTGGAGAAGGCTCAAGGCGTGATCATTGCTAGTCCGGTTTACAAAGCGGCCTACACGGGAGTATTGAAAGCGTATTTGGATTTGCTGCCGCAAAAAGGGCTACAACACAAAGTCGTTCTTCCGTTGTTTATTGGCGGCTCTCTCGCTCACCTGTTAGCCATTGACTACGGATTGAAACCCGTTCTGTCCGCCTTGGGTGCACGCTATATTTTGAGCGGCGTGTACGCTGTCGATCAATGGGTGAAACGCCTCCATGAAGGCGGATACTCGTTGCCCGAAGAACTGACGCGTCGGCTCGATGAAAGCATATCAGAGTTGGGTTCTGCCATTCGGCGCCTTGCTATTCCAAGTTTCACAAACTAA
- a CDS encoding ROK family protein produces the protein MILGAIEAGGTKFVCAIGDEQGNIHERAVFPTTTPEETMAHVIDFFRPHNVEAIGIGSFGPVDLRPDSPTYGHITSTPKQAWANFNFVGTLKQAFPVPIGFDTDVNAAALGEQRWGAAQGLDSCLYMTVGTGIGVGAVVEGRLLHGMLHPEMGHMFVRRHPDDAFAGICPYHGDCLEGMASGPAIERRWGKKGAELADRKEVWELEAFYLAQAIANYILILSPKKVITGGGVMKQTHVLPLVRRHVQELLNGYVQHEAILEKIDEYIVLPGLGDNAGVAGALALAVAASCE, from the coding sequence ATGATTCTAGGAGCCATTGAAGCCGGAGGAACAAAATTTGTCTGTGCCATCGGCGATGAACAGGGGAACATCCATGAACGGGCGGTGTTTCCGACGACGACGCCGGAAGAGACGATGGCGCACGTCATTGACTTTTTCCGTCCGCACAACGTTGAGGCGATCGGCATCGGGTCGTTCGGCCCGGTCGATTTGCGTCCGGACAGTCCAACGTACGGGCACATTACGAGTACGCCAAAACAGGCGTGGGCGAATTTCAACTTTGTCGGCACGCTAAAACAAGCGTTCCCGGTGCCGATCGGTTTTGACACGGATGTCAACGCCGCGGCGCTTGGCGAGCAGCGCTGGGGGGCGGCGCAAGGGCTTGACAGTTGCCTGTATATGACGGTCGGGACGGGCATTGGTGTCGGCGCCGTCGTGGAAGGGCGTCTGCTTCACGGAATGCTTCATCCAGAAATGGGACATATGTTCGTCCGCCGCCATCCGGATGACGCGTTTGCCGGCATCTGCCCGTATCATGGCGACTGTTTGGAAGGCATGGCGTCCGGCCCCGCGATTGAGCGGCGTTGGGGGAAAAAGGGGGCGGAGCTGGCCGACCGAAAGGAGGTCTGGGAGCTCGAGGCGTTTTATCTCGCCCAAGCCATCGCCAACTATATCCTCATTTTATCACCGAAAAAGGTGATCACGGGCGGGGGCGTCATGAAACAGACGCACGTGTTGCCGCTTGTGCGCCGACATGTGCAGGAGTTGCTCAATGGGTATGTTCAGCACGAAGCGATTCTCGAGAAGATCGATGAGTACATCGTTCTTCCAGGGCTTGGCGACAACGCCGGTGTTGCGGGTGCCCTGGCGCTGGCGGTTGCAGCGTCATGCGAATAA
- a CDS encoding TetR/AcrR family transcriptional regulator, which produces MDERRVRFIETAMKLFAEKGYHATSIQDLVEAWGISKGAFYHHFASKEELLLAVLRHYSEKMVADFTAAGGDGPEKERFIRQLAAHFSHVREYKEFLRMVMVEQLPRVNPEVGQYMFRQHGRMFLWYCTRLTEVYGEVVKPYVYDVAMMTNGMIRQYLFYFFFREEAFDADAVARFLVRRIDAIVASFAAGERPLLTEEALVPWIELEERERERQRERLVSAFAAVREAANGLDPKRANDVVEATAALEEEVLGRREPPRAYMIEALLLYLRQQQAPPLAAALDALSQEIEAYQRLNEWEREPWKKR; this is translated from the coding sequence ATGGATGAACGGCGTGTTCGATTTATTGAAACCGCGATGAAACTATTTGCGGAAAAAGGGTATCATGCCACCTCGATTCAAGATTTGGTTGAGGCGTGGGGCATTTCCAAAGGGGCGTTTTACCATCATTTCGCTTCGAAGGAAGAATTGCTGCTCGCTGTACTTCGCCACTACAGTGAAAAAATGGTGGCCGATTTCACGGCGGCTGGCGGGGATGGCCCGGAAAAGGAGCGGTTCATCCGCCAGTTGGCAGCCCATTTCTCCCATGTCCGCGAGTATAAGGAATTTTTGCGTATGGTGATGGTGGAACAATTGCCGAGAGTGAACCCCGAAGTAGGGCAATATATGTTCCGCCAGCATGGGCGCATGTTTTTATGGTATTGCACGCGCCTAACGGAGGTATATGGCGAGGTGGTGAAGCCATATGTGTATGATGTGGCCATGATGACGAACGGCATGATTCGGCAATATTTGTTTTACTTCTTTTTCCGCGAGGAGGCGTTTGATGCGGATGCAGTGGCTCGTTTTCTCGTGCGCCGCATTGATGCGATTGTTGCTAGCTTTGCGGCCGGCGAGCGCCCGTTGTTGACCGAGGAGGCGCTCGTGCCATGGATAGAACTCGAAGAGCGCGAGCGTGAGCGCCAGCGGGAGCGGTTGGTTTCGGCGTTTGCGGCCGTGCGGGAGGCCGCAAACGGGCTCGATCCGAAGCGGGCGAACGATGTGGTGGAGGCAACAGCAGCGCTGGAGGAGGAAGTGCTCGGGCGCCGTGAACCGCCGCGGGCGTATATGATCGAAGCGTTGCTGTTGTATTTGCGACAGCAGCAGGCGCCTCCGCTTGCAGCGGCCTTGGACGCGCTTAGCCAAGAGATTGAAGCGTATCAACGACTCAATGAATGGGAGAGAGAACCATGGAAAAAGCGTTAA
- a CDS encoding MDR family MFS transporter, whose product MEKALTVPASTIRHRPLLITGLIIAMLFAALDGTIVGTAMPRIVGELHGLGIMTWLTTAYMLTSTTVVPIAGKLADLLGRRLVYVSGLVIFMAGSALCGMANDMTQLIIYRGIQGLGGGIMMPMAMIVIGDVFTGKERAKWQGVFGGLYGLASVLGPQIGGFIVDHLNWRWVFYINLPVGIVATVLIAMGLSKYKAEGPVKFDIAGMATLTAGVVSLLLGLTFGGDRYPWGSWQILSLFAAAVVFFALFVWAEKRAEEPIIPLWLFRNRTFTLLNGIGFFMSVGMFGAIMFVPFFMQGIVGVSATQSGTIMTPMMITMIISSVIGGRLVYRIGVKPQLIIGMAVMAAAFGLLGTMGVDTSKWTATLYMMIIGLGTGLVMPILTLALQESFPKSELGVVTSSSQFFRSIGGTFGMTVLGAIMNHRSSSLLDERLMPKLEALPAQAKGLVDRFAGMIHDDPQGLYSVLLSPEAMAKIPAPLRDMFVPVLKQSLVDSLQSVFWFGLAFIAVGLLLVFGLKRIVLSDRAEAMKQAKETE is encoded by the coding sequence ATGGAAAAAGCGTTAACAGTGCCAGCGAGCACCATTCGTCATCGCCCGTTGCTCATTACCGGGCTGATCATTGCCATGCTGTTTGCGGCGTTGGACGGGACGATTGTCGGAACAGCCATGCCGCGCATCGTCGGGGAGCTGCACGGACTGGGGATTATGACGTGGCTGACGACAGCGTACATGCTCACGTCGACGACGGTCGTACCGATCGCCGGCAAGCTTGCTGACTTATTGGGCCGTCGGCTTGTGTATGTGAGCGGGTTGGTCATTTTTATGGCCGGTTCGGCGCTTTGCGGCATGGCGAACGATATGACCCAACTGATCATTTACCGTGGTATTCAAGGGTTGGGCGGTGGCATTATGATGCCGATGGCGATGATTGTCATCGGTGACGTGTTCACCGGCAAGGAGCGGGCCAAATGGCAAGGGGTGTTCGGCGGCCTGTACGGCCTCGCTTCGGTGCTGGGCCCGCAAATCGGCGGCTTTATCGTCGACCATTTGAACTGGCGCTGGGTGTTTTACATCAACTTGCCGGTCGGCATTGTCGCCACGGTGCTGATTGCGATGGGATTAAGCAAATATAAAGCGGAAGGGCCGGTCAAATTCGACATCGCTGGGATGGCGACCTTGACGGCGGGCGTCGTCAGCCTGCTGTTGGGGTTGACGTTTGGCGGCGACCGATATCCATGGGGGTCGTGGCAAATCCTCTCGCTGTTTGCGGCAGCCGTTGTCTTTTTCGCTTTGTTTGTTTGGGCGGAAAAGCGGGCGGAGGAGCCGATCATTCCGCTCTGGTTGTTCCGCAATCGGACATTTACGCTCCTCAATGGCATCGGCTTTTTTATGAGCGTCGGCATGTTTGGCGCGATTATGTTTGTGCCGTTTTTTATGCAAGGCATTGTCGGTGTGAGCGCCACCCAATCCGGGACGATTATGACGCCGATGATGATCACGATGATCATCAGCAGTGTCATCGGCGGTCGGCTCGTCTATCGGATTGGCGTCAAACCGCAGTTGATCATAGGCATGGCCGTGATGGCCGCCGCGTTTGGACTGCTTGGCACGATGGGGGTTGACACGTCGAAATGGACAGCGACGCTGTATATGATGATTATTGGGCTTGGCACCGGCTTGGTCATGCCGATTTTGACGCTTGCTTTGCAAGAAAGCTTCCCGAAATCGGAACTTGGCGTTGTCACCTCTTCGAGCCAGTTTTTCCGTTCCATTGGCGGAACGTTTGGGATGACCGTGCTGGGTGCCATCATGAACCATCGTTCGAGCTCCTTGCTCGATGAGCGGCTCATGCCAAAGCTCGAAGCGCTGCCGGCGCAAGCGAAAGGGCTTGTCGACCGCTTTGCCGGCATGATCCATGATGATCCGCAAGGGCTGTATTCCGTTCTGCTCAGTCCGGAAGCGATGGCCAAGATTCCAGCGCCGCTGCGCGACATGTTCGTGCCGGTGCTGAAGCAATCGCTTGTCGATTCCCTGCAATCCGTCTTTTGGTTCGGGCTCGCGTTTATCGCGGTCGGCTTGCTGTTAGTGTTCGGCTTGAAACGGATTGTCTTGTCTGATCGGGCAGAGGCGATGAAGCAGGCAAAAGAGACTGAGTAA
- a CDS encoding DUF779 domain-containing protein, with the protein MAEEPKVTATEAALALIEKLKAKYGPLMFHQSGGCCDGSSPMCYPLGELIVGDSDVLLGEIGGCPFYIAKAQYEYWKHTQLIIDVVPGRGGMFSLEGPEGVRFLTRSRVFGQSADAGAP; encoded by the coding sequence ATGGCCGAGGAACCGAAAGTCACCGCCACGGAAGCCGCACTGGCATTAATCGAAAAGCTGAAGGCGAAATACGGCCCACTTATGTTCCATCAATCCGGCGGCTGTTGCGATGGGAGCTCGCCGATGTGCTATCCGCTCGGCGAGTTGATCGTCGGCGATTCCGACGTATTGCTTGGCGAAATCGGCGGCTGCCCGTTTTACATCGCCAAAGCGCAATACGAATATTGGAAGCATACACAACTGATTATCGATGTTGTTCCCGGGCGCGGCGGCATGTTTTCGCTTGAAGGCCCGGAAGGTGTTCGCTTTCTCACCCGCTCGCGCGTCTTCGGCCAAAGCGCGGATGCAGGCGCGCCGTAG
- the adh gene encoding aldehyde dehydrogenase — translation MIYAQPGQPGALVTFKKRYENFIGGKWVPPVDGEYFENITPITGQPYCEVPRSKAADIELALDAAHAAKDAWGRTSPAKRARLLNQIADRMEENLEMLAVAETWENGKPIRETLAADIPLAIDHFRYFASCIRAQEGTISEIDHDTVAYHFKEPLGVVGQIIPWNFPILMAAWKLAPALAAGNCVVLKPAEQTPTSILVLIELIQDLLPPGVVNVVNGFGLEAGKPLASNPRVAKVAFTGETTTGRLIMQYASQNIVPVTLELGGKSPNIFFADVMDKDDEFLDKALEGFTMFALNQGEVCTCPSRALIHESIYDAFMERALERVKQIKQGNPLDTETMIGAQASSEQLEKILSYIDIGKQEGAELLIGGERNMLEGELAGGYYVKPTIFKGHNKMRIFQEEIFGPVLAVTTFKDNDEALAIANETLYGLGAGVWTRDINTAYRFGRGIQAGRVWTNCYHVYPAHAAFGGYKMSGIGRETHKMMLDHYQQTKNLLVSYSPKKLGLF, via the coding sequence ATGATCTACGCACAACCAGGCCAGCCAGGCGCGCTTGTCACATTTAAGAAGCGCTACGAAAACTTTATTGGCGGCAAATGGGTGCCGCCGGTTGACGGCGAGTATTTTGAAAACATTACGCCGATCACCGGGCAGCCGTATTGCGAAGTGCCGCGTTCAAAAGCGGCGGACATCGAGCTGGCGCTTGACGCCGCCCATGCGGCAAAAGACGCATGGGGACGCACGTCTCCAGCAAAGCGCGCCCGTTTGCTGAACCAAATCGCCGATCGGATGGAAGAAAACTTGGAAATGCTCGCGGTCGCGGAAACGTGGGAAAACGGCAAGCCAATCCGCGAGACGCTCGCGGCTGACATTCCGCTCGCCATCGACCATTTCCGCTATTTCGCCAGCTGCATTCGCGCACAAGAAGGCACGATTTCGGAAATCGATCACGACACGGTCGCCTATCATTTCAAAGAACCGCTCGGCGTCGTCGGACAAATCATCCCGTGGAACTTCCCGATTTTAATGGCGGCCTGGAAACTCGCTCCAGCGCTGGCTGCAGGCAACTGCGTCGTGTTGAAACCGGCGGAGCAAACGCCGACGTCGATCCTCGTTCTCATCGAACTCATCCAAGATTTGCTTCCACCTGGAGTCGTCAACGTTGTGAACGGCTTTGGCTTAGAAGCCGGCAAGCCGCTCGCCTCGAATCCGCGCGTGGCGAAAGTGGCGTTCACCGGCGAAACGACGACCGGACGGCTCATCATGCAGTACGCCTCGCAAAACATCGTGCCGGTCACGCTTGAACTTGGCGGCAAATCCCCGAACATTTTCTTCGCTGATGTGATGGACAAAGATGACGAGTTTCTCGATAAAGCGCTCGAAGGGTTTACGATGTTCGCCCTCAACCAAGGCGAAGTGTGCACATGCCCGTCGCGCGCCCTCATCCACGAGTCCATTTACGATGCCTTTATGGAACGAGCGCTTGAGCGCGTCAAACAAATCAAGCAAGGCAATCCGCTTGATACGGAAACGATGATCGGCGCGCAAGCCTCCTCTGAACAGCTTGAGAAAATTTTGTCGTACATCGACATCGGCAAACAAGAAGGCGCTGAACTTTTGATCGGCGGCGAACGGAACATGCTGGAAGGGGAACTCGCCGGCGGATATTATGTCAAGCCGACGATTTTCAAAGGACATAACAAAATGCGCATTTTCCAAGAAGAAATTTTCGGGCCGGTGTTGGCCGTCACGACGTTCAAAGACAACGATGAAGCGCTCGCCATCGCCAATGAGACGCTGTATGGCCTCGGCGCCGGCGTCTGGACGCGCGACATCAACACGGCGTACCGGTTCGGCCGCGGCATTCAAGCCGGCCGCGTTTGGACGAACTGCTACCACGTCTACCCGGCTCACGCGGCGTTCGGCGGCTACAAAATGTCCGGCATCGGCCGCGAAACGCACAAAATGATGCTCGACCATTATCAACAAACGAAAAACTTGCTCGTCAGCTATTCACCGAAAAAGCTCGGCTTGTTCTAA
- a CDS encoding DUF1284 domain-containing protein yields MKPLRLRGHHLLCVHGFRGMGYSPSFVEKMWEIVARIRDENDDFPIEVVAALDEACLVCPHHGETTCEAGPDSDAHVRSLDGNVIRHLGLEPGSVYWKSELIQRTAERVKPDDLDELCRGCSWLPYGVCKEGIANVRRGNVAQT; encoded by the coding sequence ATGAAACCGTTGCGTTTGCGCGGCCATCATTTGCTTTGTGTGCATGGATTTCGCGGCATGGGCTACAGCCCGTCGTTTGTCGAGAAAATGTGGGAGATCGTCGCCCGCATTCGTGATGAAAATGACGATTTTCCGATTGAAGTCGTCGCGGCGCTCGATGAGGCGTGCCTCGTCTGCCCACACCATGGGGAAACGACATGCGAAGCCGGTCCTGATTCTGACGCTCATGTCCGTTCGCTCGATGGCAATGTCATTCGCCACTTAGGCTTAGAGCCGGGCAGTGTGTATTGGAAGTCCGAACTGATTCAGCGGACGGCGGAACGGGTCAAGCCGGATGATTTGGATGAGTTATGCCGCGGCTGTTCGTGGCTGCCGTACGGCGTCTGCAAAGAAGGGATCGCCAACGTCCGACGCGGCAATGTGGCGCAAACGTGA
- a CDS encoding aspartate kinase translates to MKVAKFGGSSVASAAQFRKVADIISSDIERRIVVVSAPGKRYKDDVKVTDMLIQLAEQVVAGEPHEKTMEAIVKRYADIANELGLEADGFLAELVDDLQSKISAYRSEPPRLFDAIKASGEDHNARLMAFYLHDRGLEASYVSPLEAGIIVTDEPGNAQVLSESYDKLKQLRERRGVLVIPGFFGYSRSGHIVTFPRGGSDITGSIVAAGVKADVYENFTDVDSIYCVNPSIVADARKLKEITYREMRELSYSGFSVFHDEALEPVYRAGIPVCVKNTNNPAAPGTWIVAKRNHIDEPVAGIASDTGFCSINISKYLMNREIGFGRRVLQILEDEGISYEHTPSGIDNMSIILRADQLADGKDERILARIREELAVDEVTIEYGLALIMVVGEGMEKTIGMAAKATAALANANINLEMINQGSSEVSMMFGVKEEVVNEAVRALYNAYFQQAAVGHLS, encoded by the coding sequence ATGAAAGTAGCCAAATTCGGTGGAAGTTCGGTGGCGAGCGCCGCACAATTCCGCAAAGTGGCCGATATCATCAGCTCGGATATCGAACGCCGCATCGTCGTTGTGTCGGCGCCAGGAAAACGGTACAAAGACGATGTGAAAGTAACGGATATGCTCATCCAGCTGGCCGAACAAGTGGTGGCTGGCGAGCCGCATGAGAAAACGATGGAAGCGATTGTGAAACGGTATGCTGACATCGCCAATGAGCTGGGGCTGGAAGCCGACGGCTTTTTGGCTGAGCTTGTCGATGACTTGCAGTCGAAAATCAGCGCCTATCGAAGCGAGCCGCCACGGTTGTTTGACGCCATTAAAGCGAGCGGCGAAGACCATAACGCAAGACTCATGGCCTTCTATCTGCACGATCGTGGGCTTGAGGCGAGCTACGTCAGCCCGCTTGAAGCCGGCATTATCGTTACCGATGAGCCGGGCAACGCCCAAGTGCTGTCGGAGTCGTATGACAAATTGAAACAGCTGCGCGAACGGCGGGGCGTTTTGGTCATCCCGGGATTTTTCGGCTATTCTCGGTCGGGCCATATCGTCACGTTCCCGCGCGGCGGGTCAGATATCACGGGCTCGATCGTCGCCGCGGGCGTCAAAGCGGACGTGTACGAAAACTTTACCGACGTCGACTCGATTTATTGCGTCAACCCGTCGATCGTCGCTGATGCCCGCAAGTTGAAAGAAATCACGTACCGCGAGATGCGTGAGCTGTCGTATTCCGGATTTTCCGTCTTTCATGACGAGGCGCTCGAGCCGGTCTATCGCGCCGGCATCCCCGTTTGCGTAAAAAACACAAACAACCCGGCCGCCCCAGGAACGTGGATCGTCGCCAAGCGCAATCATATCGACGAACCAGTCGCCGGCATTGCAAGCGACACCGGCTTTTGCAGCATCAACATCAGCAAATACTTAATGAACCGTGAGATTGGCTTTGGCCGGCGTGTGCTGCAAATTTTAGAAGACGAAGGCATCTCCTACGAGCATACGCCGTCCGGCATCGACAACATGTCCATCATTTTGCGGGCGGATCAGCTTGCGGATGGGAAAGATGAGCGCATCCTCGCCCGCATCCGTGAAGAGCTTGCCGTCGATGAGGTGACCATTGAGTACGGCTTGGCGCTCATTATGGTCGTCGGCGAAGGGATGGAAAAAACGATCGGGATGGCGGCGAAAGCGACTGCTGCGCTTGCCAACGCCAACATCAACTTGGAGATGATCAACCAAGGTTCGTCCGAAGTGAGCATGATGTTTGGCGTCAAAGAAGAAGTCGTCAACGAGGCGGTGCGCGCCTTGTACAACGCCTACTTCCAACAGGCAGCGGTAGGCCACCTGTCCTAA
- a CDS encoding processed acidic surface protein, which yields MRQWLGMAVLVAVFASFPVGAAAISRSELEQYAEDVGWTVSDLLAYLHRYGLTAADFRTMDELKHWLGTPITDERLHALLRRHGLTVEELEALLGQFGETVQDYTFVEDLDRAIRFYSQHNAAMQQINDLLGALGMTEQEVRALTRHIASLDTPQLTERLLALRERLRPFVETEGLWTETERRKLRAIWEEGLRLLELEADVPSIKAAGAEPIHVRLYNRQGEEVADIALTRELLTSGYIVRAGEKGIDAGLLAVEMKGKMYGDRLPETASPYLTYTLAGLLLAFAGFLLYRRVGRLKG from the coding sequence ATGCGGCAATGGCTAGGAATGGCTGTGCTTGTCGCTGTTTTCGCTTCGTTTCCGGTTGGGGCGGCGGCCATTAGTCGAAGCGAGCTTGAGCAGTACGCCGAGGATGTCGGCTGGACGGTGAGCGACCTGTTGGCTTATTTGCATCGATACGGCTTGACAGCGGCCGATTTTCGCACGATGGATGAACTGAAACACTGGCTTGGCACGCCCATCACCGATGAGCGGCTTCACGCCTTGTTGCGCCGGCACGGACTGACGGTCGAGGAGCTCGAGGCGCTGCTTGGCCAGTTTGGCGAAACGGTGCAAGATTACACGTTTGTCGAAGATTTGGATCGGGCCATCCGTTTTTACTCGCAGCACAACGCCGCCATGCAGCAAATCAACGATTTGCTTGGGGCGCTCGGGATGACGGAACAAGAAGTGCGCGCGCTCACCCGCCATATTGCTTCCCTTGACACCCCGCAGTTAACTGAGCGTCTTTTGGCGCTTCGTGAGCGGCTGCGCCCGTTTGTGGAGACGGAAGGGCTGTGGACGGAAACAGAGCGACGCAAACTGCGGGCGATATGGGAAGAGGGGCTTCGCTTGCTTGAGCTTGAGGCGGACGTGCCGAGCATCAAGGCGGCCGGAGCGGAGCCGATCCACGTTCGATTGTACAACCGCCAAGGCGAAGAGGTCGCCGATATCGCCCTAACGCGGGAACTGTTGACATCGGGCTACATCGTCCGAGCGGGGGAGAAAGGCATTGACGCCGGGCTGCTCGCTGTAGAGATGAAAGGAAAGATGTATGGGGACAGATTGCCGGAGACGGCGTCGCCGTATTTGACCTATACATTGGCCGGCCTGTTGCTTGCTTTCGCCGGTTTCCTTCTTTACCGGCGGGTTGGGCGGCTGAAAGGGTGA
- a CDS encoding class D sortase has protein sequence MECKPARLLWGRRVAQWAALAAIVIGGATAGWNGYWYTVGRMAVKRDTPAPSPSPTTSFPAERSGQQDAPLGVYLGELAIPKLGVAIPVYEGVREQELRRGVGHYPASDWPGQKGHVVLSGHRDTVFRRFGELEIGDALIIRTDRAAIHYRIVNIRIVDDDDRTVLVEKARPTLTVTTCYPFRLIGRAPKRCIVTARPVRVDALEFSGG, from the coding sequence GTGGAGTGCAAGCCTGCCCGGTTGTTGTGGGGGCGCCGGGTCGCCCAGTGGGCGGCGCTGGCGGCGATCGTCATCGGGGGGGCGACGGCCGGCTGGAATGGCTATTGGTACACCGTCGGTCGGATGGCGGTCAAGCGAGACACCCCTGCGCCCTCCCCATCGCCGACAACAAGCTTTCCAGCGGAACGTTCGGGGCAACAAGACGCCCCGCTTGGCGTCTACCTTGGCGAACTTGCCATTCCGAAGCTCGGAGTGGCGATTCCGGTGTATGAAGGAGTTCGAGAACAAGAATTGCGCCGAGGCGTCGGCCATTATCCAGCGAGCGATTGGCCAGGGCAAAAAGGGCATGTCGTGTTGTCCGGGCACCGCGATACGGTGTTTCGCCGTTTCGGCGAGCTTGAGATCGGCGATGCGCTGATCATCCGGACGGATCGCGCTGCCATCCATTACCGCATCGTCAACATCCGCATCGTCGATGATGACGACCGAACCGTTTTGGTTGAGAAAGCGCGTCCGACGCTGACGGTGACGACGTGCTACCCGTTTCGCCTGATCGGCCGAGCTCCAAAACGCTGCATCGTCACGGCTCGCCCGGTACGGGTTGATGCCCTCGAGTTTTCAGGAGGATGA
- a CDS encoding YwpF-like family protein, whose protein sequence is MKTFKLVGLSVIDDDMHRQDIPFIDGLIINKEDGQNRWLVEAYLDDDYEPMFVSLQQRSEFQLQVTITHTSNDPANMLVAVRSITKMNGHISVLMEGLMIPRRTHLAEVVLAGLVKKGLQGEALLQEFRQQMHERIDAKAPHERKR, encoded by the coding sequence ATGAAAACGTTCAAGCTTGTCGGGCTCTCGGTCATCGACGACGACATGCACCGCCAAGACATCCCGTTTATTGACGGGTTGATCATCAACAAAGAAGACGGACAAAACCGCTGGCTCGTCGAGGCGTATTTGGATGACGACTATGAGCCAATGTTTGTGAGCTTGCAGCAGCGTTCGGAGTTTCAACTGCAAGTGACGATCACCCACACGAGCAACGATCCGGCCAACATGCTCGTCGCCGTCCGTTCGATCACGAAAATGAACGGCCATATTAGCGTCTTGATGGAAGGGCTGATGATCCCGCGGCGCACCCATTTGGCGGAAGTCGTGCTGGCCGGCCTTGTCAAGAAAGGGCTGCAAGGCGAGGCTTTGCTTCAAGAGTTTCGCCAGCAAATGCATGAACGAATCGACGCCAAGGCACCTCATGAACGGAAAAGATAA